The genomic DNA CATGATGCGATCGCAGAAGATGACCGTCTCCTTCTGGCCGCAGTGGCGGTAGACGGTGTCGATCATCTTGGAGATGTTCTTCTTGGTCATCTCCTGGTTGGCGGTCTCATAGGGCACGTTGACGTTCTTCGGCAGAAGCTCGCCGATGATCATGCGGCCAGGCGTGGTGTCGTAGATCTTCGACACGACCTTGCCTTCGGCGTCGACCGTGCGGAAGCGACCCTTGATCTTGGCGTGCAGGGTAACGGCCTTGGTCTCCAGCGCGTGCTGGAGCTCGCCCATGTCGGCGAACACCATGCCTTCGCCCGGCTCGTTCTGGTTGACGATCGACAGATAGTAGAGACCGAGAACCATGTCCTGCGACGGCACGATGATCGGCGCGCCGGAGGCCGGGTGCAGGATGTTGTTGGTCGACATCATCAGCACGCGGGCTTCGAGCTGCGCTTCCAGCGACAGCGGCACGTGGACCGCCATCTGGTCGCCGTCGAAGTCGGCGTTGAAGGCCGTGCAGACCAGCGGATGCAGCTGGATCGCCTTGCCTTCGATGAGGATCGGCTCGAACGCCTGGATGCCGAGGCGGTGCAGCGTCGGCGCACGGTTGAGCAGCACCGGATGCTCGCGGATGACCTCGTCGAGAATATCCCAGACCTCCGGACGCTCCTTCTCGACCAGCTTCTTCGCCTGCTTGACGGTCGAGGAGAAACCCTTGGCGTCGAGGCGGGCGTAGATAAAGGGCTTGAAGAGTTCCAGCGCCATCTTCTTCGGCAGGCCGCACTGATGCAGCTTGAGCTCCGGGCCGGTCACAATGACCGAGCGGCCGGAATAGTCGACGCGCTTGCCGAGCAGGTTCTGGCGGAACCGGCCCTGCTTGCCCTTCAGCATGTCCGACAGCGACTTCAGCGGACGCTTGTTGGCGCCGGTGATGACGCGGCCGCGGCGGCCGTTGTCGAAGAGCGCATCGACGGCCTCCTGCAGCATGCGCTTCTCGTTGCGCACGATGATGCCCGGCGCGCGCAGCTCGATCAGCCGCTTCAGGCGGTTGTTGCGGTTGATGACGCGGCGATAGAGGTCGTTGAGGTCGGACGTGGCGAAACGGCCGCCGTCCAGGGGAACCAGCGGACGCAGGTCCGGCGGGATCACCGGAACCACCTTCATGATCATCCATTCCGGACGGTTGCCGGATTCCATGAAGTTCTCGACGACCTTGAGCCGCTTCAAGAGCTTCTTCTGCTTCAACTCGGAGGTGGTCGAAGCCAGCTCCGAGCGCAGGTCGCCGGCGATCTTCTCCAGATCCATGCCGGCGAGGAGGTCATGGATGGCCTCGGCGCCGATCATGGCGGTGAAGGAATCCTCGCCATACTCGTCGACGGCCAGCATGTACTCTTCCTCGCTGAGCAGCTGGTGCTCCTTCAGCGCGGTGAGGCCCGGCTCGGTGACGATGTAGTTCTCGAAGTAGAGGACGCGCTCGATGTCCTTCAGCGTCATGTCGAGCAGCGTGCCGATGCGCGAGGGCAGCGACTTCAGGAACCAGATATGGGCGACGGGCGCGGCGAGCTCGATATGGCCCATGCGCTCGCGGCGGACGCGCGACAGCGTGACTTCGACGCCGCACTTCTCGCAGATGACGCCCTTGTACTTCATGCGCTTGTACTTGCCGCACAGGCACTCGTAGTCCTTGATCGGGCCAAAAATGCGCGCGCAGAACAGACCGTCACGCTCCGGCTTGAAGGTGCGGTAGTTGATGGTCTCCGGCTTTTTGATCTCGCCGAACGACCAAGACAGAATCTTCTCAGGGCTGGCGAGCGAGATCCGGATGGAATCGAACACCTGCGCAGGCGCCTGGGGGTTGAAGAGATTCATGACCTCTTGGTTCATGCCGTTCTCCTTTTCGGGGTCCTCGAAAACCCCTTGCATCGAACGCGGGCCGAATGCCCGCAGACTGGCCGGCCTGACCGGCCGAAGAATTTGAGGGGCGCGCCGCTTCTTGGCTAGCGGCGCGCCATTGCCTTATTCAGCTGCGTCGGGCAGCCGCACGGCTTCGTCGACCTTGGTGTTTTCCAGTTCGACATTGAGGCCGAGGGAGCGCATTTCCTTGACGAGAACGTTGAAGCTCTCGGGGATGCCGGCCTCGAACGTGTCGTCGCCTCTGACGATCGCCTCGTAGACCTTGGTACGGCCGGCGACGTCGTCCGACTTCACCGTCAGCATTTCCTGCAGCGTGTAGGCGGCGCCATAGGCTTCCAGCGCCCAGACCTCCATTTCGCCGAAACGCTGACCGCCGAACTGCGCCTTGCCGCCCAGCGGCTGCTGGGTGACGAGCGAATACGGACCGATCGAGCGCGCGTGGATCTTGTCGTCCACCAGGTGATGCAACTTGAGCATATAGATGTAGCCCATCGTCACCTTGCGATCGAACGGCTCGCCGGTGCGGCCGTCATAGAGCTGCGACTGACCGCTGGTGTGCAGGCCAGCCTGCTCCAGCATGGTGTTGATGTCGGCCTCGTGCGCGCCGTCGAACACCGGGGTCGCGATGGAGACGCCGCGGCGCATCTGCTCGCTCAGGCGAATGATGCTCTCGTCGTCATACTCGCGGATCGGCTCGTTGCGGTCGTTGGAAGGCATGAAGCTTTCCAGCGTCTTGCGCAGCGGCTTGATGTCGCCGCCGGCCTTGTAGGCGTCGATCAGCTCGCCGATCTTCCTGCCCATGCCGGCGCAGGCCCAGCCCAGATGCGTCTCCAAGATCTGGCCGACATTCATGCGGCTCGGCACACCCAGCGGGTTGAGCACGATATCGGCATGCGTGCCGTCCTCGAGGAAAGGCATGTCCTCGACCGGAACGATGCGCGACACGACACCCTTGTTGCCGTGACGGCCGGCCATCTTGTCGCCCGGCTGCATCTTGCGCTTCACCGCCACGAAGACCTTGACCATCTTCATGACGCCCGGAGGCATTTCGTCGCCGCGCTGCACCTTCTCGACCTTGTCCATGAAGCGCTGCTCGAGCGCCTTCTTGGAGTCGTCGTACTGGCCGCGAAGCGCTTCGAGCTCGCTCTGGAGCTTCTCGTTCTCCACGGCGAACTGCCACCACTGCGAGCGCGGATACTCGTCGAGCGTGTCCTTCGACAGCTTCGAGCCCTTCTTGAAGCCCTTCGGTCCGGCGATCGCATCCTTGCCGACCAGCATGTCGGAAAGGCGCGAATAGACGTTGCGGTCGAGGATCGCCTGCTCGTCGTCGCGGTCCTTGGCCAAGCGCTCGATCTCCTCGCGCTCGATCGCCATGGCGCGCTCGTCCTTCTCAACGCCGTGGCGGTTGAAGACGCGCACTTCGACGACCGTGCCGAAGGTGCCCGGAGGCATGCGCATGGAGGTGTCGCGAACGTCGGAGGCCTTCTCGCCGAAGATGGCGCGCAGCAGCTTTTCTTCCGGCGTCATCGGGCTTTCGCCCTTCGGCGTGATCTTGCCGACCAGGATGTCGCCCGGCTGCACTTCCGCGCCGATATAGACGATGCCGGCCTCGTCGAGGTTCTTCAGCGCTTCTTCCGAAACGTTCGGAATGTCGCGCGTGATTTCCTCCGGTCCGAGCTTGGTGTCGCGGGCCATGACCTCGAACTCCTCGATGTGGATCGAGGTGAAGACGTCGTCGGCCACGATGCGCTCGGAGAGCAGGATCGAGTCCTCGTAGTTGTAGCCGTTCCAAGGCATGAACGCGACCAGCACGTTGCGGCCGAGCGCCAGATCGCCGAGCTCGGTCGACGGACCGTCGGCGATGATGTCACCCTTGTTGACCCGGTCGCCCATGCGCACCAGCGGACGCTGGTTGATGCAGGTGTTCTGGTTCGAACGCTGGAACTTCATCAGCCGGTAGATGTCGACGCCGGACTTGCCAGGATCGAGATCTTCCGTGGCGCGGATGACGATACGCGTCGCGTCCACCTGGTCGACGATGCCGCCGCGACGGGCGCCGATAGCGGCGCCCGAGTCACGGGCAACGACCGGCTCCATGCCGGTGCCGACGAACGGGGCCTCGGCGCGCACCAGCGGCACGGCCTGACGCTGCATGTTCGAGCCCATCAGCGCGCGGTTGGCGTCGTCGTTCTCGAGGAACGGGATCAGCGCCGCGGCGACCGACACCATCTGCTTCGGCGACACGTCCATCAGGTCGACGTTCTCGCGCGGCGCCATCATCACCTCGCCGGCGTTACGGCAGATGACGAACTCGTCGACGAAACCGCCGTTCTTGTCGAGCTCGGCGTTGGCCTGCGCGACGTGGTGCTTGGCCTCTTCCATCGCCGACAGATAGACGACTTCGTTGGTCAGCTTGCCGTTGACGATCTTGCGGTACGGGCTCTCGATGAAGCCGTACTTGTTGACGCGCGCGAAGGTGGCGAGCGAGTTGATCAGGCCGATATTCGGGCCTTCCGGCGTCTCGATCGGACAGATGCGGCCGTAATGCGTCGGGTGCACGTCGCGCACCTCGAAGCCGGCGCGCTCGCGGGTCAGACCGCCCGGTCCAAGGGCAGACAGGCGGCGCTTGTGGGTGATCTCCGACAGCGGGTTGGTCTGGTCCATGAACTGCGACAGCTGCGAGGAGCCGAAGAACTCGCGCACGGCGGCGGCCGCCGGCTTGGCGTTGATCAGGTCCTGCGGCATGACCGTGTCGATCTCGATCGAGGACATGCGCTCCTTGATCGCGCGCTCCATGCGCAGCAGGCCGACGCGGTACTGGTTCTCCATCAGCTCGCCGACCGAGCGCACGCGGCGATTGCCGAGATTGTCGATGTCGTCGATCTCGCCCTTGCCGTCGCGCAGCTCCACCAGCGTCTTGACCACGGCCAGGATGTCTTCCTTGCGCAGCACGCGCACGGTGTCCTCGGCCTTGAGCTCGAGGCGCATGTTCATCTTGACGCGGCCGACGGCCGACAGGTCATAGCGCTCGCTGTCGAAGAACAGCGAGTTGAACATGGCTTCGGCGGTCTCGAGCGTCGGCGGCTCGCCCGGACGCATGACGCGGTAGATGTCGAACAGCGCGTCCTGACGGCTCTCGTTCTTGTCGACGGCCAAAGTGTTACGGATGTAGGCGCCGACATTGACGTGGTCGATATCCAGGATCTGGATCTCGTCCTCGCCGGTGCCGAGCAGCACTTTCAGCGTCTTGTCGTCGATCTCGTCGCCGGCCTCGAGGAAGATCTCGCCGGTGGCGTAGTTGACGATGTCCTCGGCCAGATAGTTGCCGAGCAGGTCCTCGTCGGTCGCCTTGATAGCCTTGAGGCCTTTTTCGCCGAGCTGGCGGGCCTGGCGGGCGGTGATCTTCTTGCCGGCCTCGACGACGATCTCGCCGGTGTCGGCGTCGACCAGGTCGCCGACGGCCTTCAGGCCGCGGAAACGCTCGACATTGAACGGGATGCGCCAGTGGTCGCCGGCGCGCTTGTAGGTGATCTTGTTGTAGAAGGTCGACAGGATCTCCTCGCCGTCCATGCCGAGTGCCATCAACAGCGACGTCACCGGAATCTTGCGGCGGCGGTCGATGCGGGCGTGCACGACGTCCTTGGAATCGAACTCGATGTCGAGCCAAGAGCCGCGATAGGGGATGACGCGCGCGGCGAACAGAAGCTTGCCCGACGAGTGCGACTTGCCCTTGTCATGGTCGAAGAAGACGCCCGGCGAGCGGTGCATCTGCGAGACGATGACGCGCTCGGTGCCGTTGACGATGAAGGTGCCGTTCGACGTCATGAGCGGCATGTCGCCCATGTAGACGTCCTGCTCCTTGATGTCCTTGATCGACTTCGCACCGGTGTCCTCGTCGATATCGAACACGATGAGGCGCAGCGTCACCTTGAGCGGCGCGGCATAGGTCAGGTCGCGCTGACGGCATTCGTCAACGTCGAATTTCGGTCCTTCGAACTCATACTTCACGAATTCCAGCATCGAGGAGCCGGAAAAATCGGAGATCGGGAAGACCGACTTGAAAACGGCCTGCAGTCCCTCGTCAGGACGCCCGCCCTTGGGCTCGTCCACCATCAGGAACTGGTCATAGGATGCCTTCTGAACCTCGATAAGGTTCGGCATCTCCGCAACTTCCGGGATCTTTCCGAAGAACTTGCGTACGCGTCTGCGGCCATTGAAAGTCTGGGTCTGGGCCATCGTCGCTCCTTAGCTCAAAACTCGGGACGAACCTCGCCGCGGTTCGCCTTGCACCAACGGGCCACCTCGCCGGCTGCCCTTGTCTGTTTTCCGGCAGCCCTGTCCAATCGCTTGGCGGCTGCCGGCTAAAACGGGAGAAAACCCGTTTCCTGAAGGCCGCTTCCGGCCCTCAGGAAAGAGGTTTTCAAACGTCTCGCGCAACGCATGCCTCCCTTTGCCAAGGGAGGGGGCGGACGGCGCGAGACCGTCCGCCCTCGCCTTTACTTCAGCTCGACCTTGGCGCCAGCTGCTTCCAGCTGAGCCTTGAACTTGTCGGCATCGGCCTTGGAAACGCCTTCCTTGACCGGCTTCGGAGCCGCTTCGACCAGGTCCTTGGCTTCCTTGAGGCCAAGGCCGGTGATGGCGCGGACTTCCTTGATGACGTTGATCTTCTGGGCGCCGGCGTCGGCGAGAACGACGTCGAATTCCGTCTTCTCTTCGGCCGGAGCAGCGGCGGCGGCAGCGCCACCGGCAGCAGCGGCAACCGCCACCGGAGCGGCGGCCGAAACGCCCCACTTCTCTTCCAGGAGCTTCGACAGCTCAGCCGCCTCGAGGACGGTCAGCTTCGAAAGGTCGTCTACGATCTTTGCCAGATCAGCCATTTTTGTATTCCTTTACTAGGTTCGAACGTGTGTTGTTGACAGCGAGGAACGGCCTCATGCCGCCTCGTCCTTCCGGGCGTAAGCGCCGATGACACGCGCGACCGAAGCCGCGGGCGCATTGACGATCTGGGCGATCCGGGTTGCCGGCGTGGCGATCATGCCAACCAGCTTGGCGCGCAGCTCGTCGAGCGACGGCATCGTGGCGAGTGCCTTGACACCGTCGGCGTTGAGCGCAGTCGAGCCCATTGCGCCGCCGAGAATGATCAGCTTGTCATTCCCCTTGGCGAAATCGGACGCGACCTTCGGCGCCGCAACCGGATCCTCCGAATAAGCGACCAGCGTCTGTCCCTTGAACAGATCGACGATCGATGCGGAGTCCGTGCCCTGAAGAGCGATCTTGGCGAGACGGTTCTTCGCGACTTTGACGGTGCCACCGGCGGCGCGCATCTTCGACCGGAGGTCGTTCATTTGCGCGACGGTGATACCGGCGTAGTGGGCCACGACGACTGAACCCGCGTTCGAGAACGCTTCGTTCAGGCCCGTGACGAGTTCGCGTTTTTCCGCTCTGTCCACTGCCTATCTCCAGTTGACCCCTGCCTCATTCACGAGGTCAGAAGTCGGGTTGCCTTTTGCCGGCCGGGCTATCCAAAAACGGATCTCCCGAACGGCGCTCGAGGATCCTGCCCCCTTTCGCCACACCGACGGCCAAGCCGGCGATGCGCTGACAAAAGGCAAACACGGTTCGAACCTTTCATTGGAGCGTTCGCTCCTTTGTCGGGTCTTCACCCGTCTCATGCAGGCCCAGGTGAATTAAGGCTTTGGGCCGCCTGCAATCTCGGACAGGATATCCGGAAACCTTTCGGCTTCCGGGGTACCGGGCCGCCGACGAATCGGCGGTCCGGAATTCTTGGTGCGACCGGCCTGAAACCGGTCAGGCGACAGTTACGACGCGGCGAGCGTCGCGATGTCGAGCTTGAGGCCGGGCCCCATCGTCGAGGTGACCGACACCTTCTTGACGTAGTTGCCCTTGGCGCCGGCGGGCTTGGCCCTGTTCACCGCATCGGCGAAGGCCCGCACATTCTCTTCCAGAGCCTTGACGTCGAACGAGACCTTGCCGACGCCGGCCTGTACGATGCCGGCCTTCTCGACGCGAAACTCGACGGCGCCGCCCTTCGAAGCCTTGACGGCGGCCGCGACATCGGGGGTCACGGTGCCGACCTTCGGGTTCGGCATCATGCCGCGCGGGCCGAGCACCTTACCCAGGCGGCCGACCAGCGGCATCATGTCCGGGGTGGCGATGCAGCGATCGAAATCGATCGTGCCCTTCTGGACGATGTCGACCAGATCCTCGGCGCCAACGATATCGGCGCCGGCGGCCTTGGCTTCCTCGGCCTTGTCGCCGCGCGCGAACACGGCAACGCGCACCGAGCGGCCGGTGCCGTTCGGCAGGTTGACCACGCCGCGGACCATCTGGTCGGCATGGCGCGGATCGACGCCGAGGTTCATGGCGATCTCGACGGTCTCGTCGAACTTCACCGAAGACCGGTCCTTCAACAGCTGCAGCGCTTCAGCGAGCGCATAGGCCTTGTTCGGATCGATGCCTTCGCGGGTCTTGGATACACGCTTTGCAATCTTTGCCATGATCTCAGCCCACCACTTCCAGGCCCATCGAGCGGGCGGAGCCCTCGACCATGCGCATGGCCGCCTCGACGTCGTTTGCGTTCAGGTCCTTCATCTTCTGCTCGGCGATCTGGCGCACCTTGTCGCGAGAGATCGTGCCGGCCTTGACCTTGCCCGGCTCCTTGGAGCCCGACTTGAGGTTGGCGGCCTTCTTCAGGAAGTAGCTCACCGGCGGCGTCTTCATGACGAAAGTGAACGACTTGTCCTGGTAGTAGGTGATGACGACCGGGATCGGCGAGCCCTTCTCCAGTTCCTGGGTCTGCGCGTTGAACGCCTTGCAGAACTCCATGATGTTGATGCCGCGCTGACCAAGCGCCGGGCCGATCGGGGGCGACGGCGTGGCCGAGCCCGCGGCAACCTGGAGCTTGAGCTGGCCTGCAACTTTCTTAGCCATCTCTATTCCTGCCTTTTCTCGTGCCGGCCCCACCATCTGGGAAACGCCGGCGGTTGCAGTCTGGTGGTGCGGTTCCAGCGGCCGGCTAAGCCGCTTTCGCCTCCCACCCGTTCATGGCAGCGCGACATTCGCGCCGCCTCCCGACGCTCTTCGGGCGCGGGTATTCGGATCAGCCCTTTTCGACCTGTCCGAATTCCAGATCGACGGGCACCGCGCGCCCGAAGATCGAAACTTCCACCTTGAGGCGCGCCCGCTCCTCGTCCACTTCCTGGACGAAGCCGTTGAAGGATGCGAACGGGCCGTCCGAAACGCGGATCGCCTCGCCGATCTCGAAGGTGACCGACGGCTTCGGCCGCTCGACGCCTTCCTGAACCTGGTTCAGGATGCGCTGCGCCTCGGTCTCGGTGATCGGCACCGGCTTGGAGTCGCCAAGGAAGCCGGTGACCTTCGGCGTGTTCTTGACCAGCGAGAAGACAGCGTCAGTCAGGTTGGCCTTCAGAAGCACATAGCCCGGGAAGAACTTGCGCTCGGCGTCGACCTTGCGGCCGCGGCGGATCTCAACGACCTTCTCGGTCGGCACCACGATCTGCTCGATCTCGCCGGACAGACCCTTCTGCTTGGCCTTGTTCTCGATGTCCTCGGCGACCTTCTTCTCGAAGTTCGAATAAGCGTGGACGATGTACCAGCGCGCAGCCATTTCACGACTCTCCGTAATCGCCGAATTAATGCCCGAGGCCCAGGATCCACTCGATCGCATAGCCCATGGCTATGTCGGCGGCGAAGAAGAAGATCATGGCGATGACCGCGAACACCAGGACCATCACCGTCGAGATCATGGTCTCGCGGCGCGAGGGCCATGTCACCTTGGCCGTCTCCGCGCGCACCTGCTGGAGAAAGGTGAAAGGATTAGTGGTTTTCGAAGCCATCTGCCGCTCTGTCTTCAAGACCCGTTGGCCGGGTCTCCTGGATGATCCCGCTGGCCGGGACGTGCCGCCTGGGTTACGTGCCGACGCCGAGTCAGCGCCACCATTTCGCCCACGCAAATCAGACGCGTAAAGCCGGCTTCCCAGCTCCACGCGTCGCGTGTCTGTTCAGTCTACATAAAACCGATTCTTGGTCCACGCAAGTGGCAAGTGTTCCGCTTTATGTTCGAGCGCCGCCTCGGAACCATCCAGTCGTTCCGTCCCGGCTATGCGGGGCTTATGCCCCAATTTGCCCCATATGGCAAGCCACCCGCCGGTTTTCAACGGCAGAGCACCCTGATCACCGGTCCGCAACTTCAGGATGGCACGGCGGCAGGCTCGAACCTACGACCTGCGACGGCAGCTCATGGTGATATTGAACGGGCGCTCTGCCTGCTTGATGCGCTTCGCATAGAAAGCGCACATATCGTCGGCTGCCCTATGGAGGAACAGTCGCTCTTGAACTAGCCGCTCAATCGCTGGCACGGGTGTCTATCCATTCCCCTTATAGGTCGTATAGCGACAATCGATTTTGCTGGATGAGCAGGAAGGCTGCATATCCGTTTGCAAGCGGGGCGGTACTGAATGTTGCCCCGGAAAACTTCCGGAAGGGCGACGTAATGCGCGCGATGCAAACTCTCATTCTCTCGGCAACTGCAACCGCGATGCTATTTCTTGCGGGTCCAACGAACGCTGGCGTCCAAGGCAAGGACCAAGGCTCAATTCGAGCTGACAGTATGACCGGTAT from Mesorhizobium sp. M1E.F.Ca.ET.045.02.1.1 includes the following:
- the rpoB gene encoding DNA-directed RNA polymerase subunit beta, producing the protein MAQTQTFNGRRRVRKFFGKIPEVAEMPNLIEVQKASYDQFLMVDEPKGGRPDEGLQAVFKSVFPISDFSGSSMLEFVKYEFEGPKFDVDECRQRDLTYAAPLKVTLRLIVFDIDEDTGAKSIKDIKEQDVYMGDMPLMTSNGTFIVNGTERVIVSQMHRSPGVFFDHDKGKSHSSGKLLFAARVIPYRGSWLDIEFDSKDVVHARIDRRRKIPVTSLLMALGMDGEEILSTFYNKITYKRAGDHWRIPFNVERFRGLKAVGDLVDADTGEIVVEAGKKITARQARQLGEKGLKAIKATDEDLLGNYLAEDIVNYATGEIFLEAGDEIDDKTLKVLLGTGEDEIQILDIDHVNVGAYIRNTLAVDKNESRQDALFDIYRVMRPGEPPTLETAEAMFNSLFFDSERYDLSAVGRVKMNMRLELKAEDTVRVLRKEDILAVVKTLVELRDGKGEIDDIDNLGNRRVRSVGELMENQYRVGLLRMERAIKERMSSIEIDTVMPQDLINAKPAAAAVREFFGSSQLSQFMDQTNPLSEITHKRRLSALGPGGLTRERAGFEVRDVHPTHYGRICPIETPEGPNIGLINSLATFARVNKYGFIESPYRKIVNGKLTNEVVYLSAMEEAKHHVAQANAELDKNGGFVDEFVICRNAGEVMMAPRENVDLMDVSPKQMVSVAAALIPFLENDDANRALMGSNMQRQAVPLVRAEAPFVGTGMEPVVARDSGAAIGARRGGIVDQVDATRIVIRATEDLDPGKSGVDIYRLMKFQRSNQNTCINQRPLVRMGDRVNKGDIIADGPSTELGDLALGRNVLVAFMPWNGYNYEDSILLSERIVADDVFTSIHIEEFEVMARDTKLGPEEITRDIPNVSEEALKNLDEAGIVYIGAEVQPGDILVGKITPKGESPMTPEEKLLRAIFGEKASDVRDTSMRMPPGTFGTVVEVRVFNRHGVEKDERAMAIEREEIERLAKDRDDEQAILDRNVYSRLSDMLVGKDAIAGPKGFKKGSKLSKDTLDEYPRSQWWQFAVENEKLQSELEALRGQYDDSKKALEQRFMDKVEKVQRGDEMPPGVMKMVKVFVAVKRKMQPGDKMAGRHGNKGVVSRIVPVEDMPFLEDGTHADIVLNPLGVPSRMNVGQILETHLGWACAGMGRKIGELIDAYKAGGDIKPLRKTLESFMPSNDRNEPIREYDDESIIRLSEQMRRGVSIATPVFDGAHEADINTMLEQAGLHTSGQSQLYDGRTGEPFDRKVTMGYIYMLKLHHLVDDKIHARSIGPYSLVTQQPLGGKAQFGGQRFGEMEVWALEAYGAAYTLQEMLTVKSDDVAGRTKVYEAIVRGDDTFEAGIPESFNVLVKEMRSLGLNVELENTKVDEAVRLPDAAE
- the rplL gene encoding 50S ribosomal protein L7/L12, with product MADLAKIVDDLSKLTVLEAAELSKLLEEKWGVSAAAPVAVAAAAGGAAAAAAPAEEKTEFDVVLADAGAQKINVIKEVRAITGLGLKEAKDLVEAAPKPVKEGVSKADADKFKAQLEAAGAKVELK
- the rplJ gene encoding 50S ribosomal protein L10 → MDRAEKRELVTGLNEAFSNAGSVVVAHYAGITVAQMNDLRSKMRAAGGTVKVAKNRLAKIALQGTDSASIVDLFKGQTLVAYSEDPVAAPKVASDFAKGNDKLIILGGAMGSTALNADGVKALATMPSLDELRAKLVGMIATPATRIAQIVNAPAASVARVIGAYARKDEAA
- the rplA gene encoding 50S ribosomal protein L1, giving the protein MAKIAKRVSKTREGIDPNKAYALAEALQLLKDRSSVKFDETVEIAMNLGVDPRHADQMVRGVVNLPNGTGRSVRVAVFARGDKAEEAKAAGADIVGAEDLVDIVQKGTIDFDRCIATPDMMPLVGRLGKVLGPRGMMPNPKVGTVTPDVAAAVKASKGGAVEFRVEKAGIVQAGVGKVSFDVKALEENVRAFADAVNRAKPAGAKGNYVKKVSVTSTMGPGLKLDIATLAAS
- the rplK gene encoding 50S ribosomal protein L11; protein product: MAKKVAGQLKLQVAAGSATPSPPIGPALGQRGINIMEFCKAFNAQTQELEKGSPIPVVITYYQDKSFTFVMKTPPVSYFLKKAANLKSGSKEPGKVKAGTISRDKVRQIAEQKMKDLNANDVEAAMRMVEGSARSMGLEVVG
- the nusG gene encoding transcription termination/antitermination protein NusG — encoded protein: MAARWYIVHAYSNFEKKVAEDIENKAKQKGLSGEIEQIVVPTEKVVEIRRGRKVDAERKFFPGYVLLKANLTDAVFSLVKNTPKVTGFLGDSKPVPITETEAQRILNQVQEGVERPKPSVTFEIGEAIRVSDGPFASFNGFVQEVDEERARLKVEVSIFGRAVPVDLEFGQVEKG
- the secE gene encoding preprotein translocase subunit SecE — protein: MASKTTNPFTFLQQVRAETAKVTWPSRRETMISTVMVLVFAVIAMIFFFAADIAMGYAIEWILGLGH